The following are from one region of the Osmerus mordax isolate fOsmMor3 chromosome 1, fOsmMor3.pri, whole genome shotgun sequence genome:
- the chchd4a gene encoding mitochondrial intermembrane space import and assembly protein 40, with protein MSYCKQEGKDRIIFVTKEDHEMPSNAELIADDPNDPYEDHGLILPNGDVNWNCPCLGGMASGPCGQQFKEAFSCFHYSNEEVKGSECIDNFRNMQECMQKYPELYPQEDENESPSQGGVDATAPTEDTGLPSAPSTDSESGPSESGPSESGPSESPSESGPSDNMPSTDSLATS; from the exons ATGTCTTACTGCAAGCAAGAGG GAAAAGATCGTATTATCTTTGTAACTAAAGAAGACCATGAGATGCCAAGCAATGCTGAGCTCATTGCTGATGACCCTAATGACCCCTATGAAGACCATG GTTTGATCCTGCCCAATGGGGATGTAAACTGGAACTGCCCGTGCCTGGGGGGCATGGCCAGTGGGCCCTGTGGTCAGCAGTTCAAGGAGGCCTTCTCCTGTTTCCACTACAGCAATGAAGAAGTTAAGGGTTCTGAGTGTATCGACAATTTCCGGAACATGCAGGAGTGCATGCAGAAATACCCTGAGCTTTATCCACAGGAGGATGAAAACGAGAGCCCCTCTCAGGGAGGGGTTGATGCCACTGCACCAACTGAGGACACTGGCCTTccctcagccccctccactGACTCTGAATCAGGCCCATCTGAATCAGGCCCATCTGAATCAGGCCCATCTGAATCCCCCTCTGAATCAGGCCCATCTGACAATATGCCATCCACAGACAGCCTAGCTACCAGCTAA
- the LOC136944189 gene encoding protein transport protein Sec61 subunit alpha-like 1 — protein MGIKFLEVIKPFCAVLPEIQKPERKIQFREKVLWTAITLFIFLVCCQIPLFGIMSSDSADPFYWMRVILASNRGTLMELGISPIVTSGLIMQLLAGAKIIEVGDTPKDRALFNGAQKLFGMIITIGQAIVYVMTGMYGDPSEMGAGVCLLIIIQLFVAGLIVLLLDELLQKGYGLGSGISLFIATNICETIVWKAFSPTTVNTGRGTEFEGAIIALFHLLATRTDKVRALREAFYRQNLPNLMNLIATVFVFAVVIYFQGFRVDLPIKSARYRGQYNTYPIKLFYTSNIPIILQSALVSNLYVISQMLSTRFSGNFIVNLLGTWSDTSSGGPARAYPVAGLCYYLSPPESFGSVLDDPVHAVIYIVFMLGSCAFFSKTWIEVSGSSAKDVAKQLKEQQMVMRGHRETSMVHELNRYIPTAAAFGGLCIGGLSVMADFLGAIGSGTGILLAVTIIYQYFEIFVKEQSEMGSMGALLF, from the exons tTAAATTTTTGGAAGTCATAAAGCCCTTCTGTGCGGTCTTACCTGAGATCCAGAAACCAGAAAGAAAG ATTCAATTTAGGGAAAAAGTACTATGGACTGCCATCACTCTCTTCATCTTCCTGGTGTGCTGCCAG ATTCCTCTCTTTGGCATCATGTCATCAGACTCAGCAGATCCTTTCTACTGGATGAGAGTAATCTTGGCTTCCAACAGAG GTACTCTGATGGAGCTGGGCATCTCACCCATCGTCACTTCGGGGCTCATCATGCAACTGCTTGCAGGAGCCAAGATCATTGAAGTTGGTGACACCCCAAAGGACAGAGCTCTGTTCAATGGAGCTCAGAAAT TGTTCGGAATGATCATCACCATTGGACAGGCCATTGTGTACGTGATGACGGGCATGTATGGAGACCCCTCTGAAATGGGTGCTGGGGTCTGTCTGCTCATCATCATTCAG CTGTTTGTTGCCGGTCTGATTGTGTTGCTGCTGGATGAGCTGCTGCAGAAGGGATATGGTTTGGGCTCTGGTATCTCCCTGTTCATCGCCACCAACATCTGTGAGACTATTGTCTGGAAGGCCTTCAGCCCCACTACTGTCAACACTGGCAGAG GTACTGAGTTTGAAGGAGCCATCATTGCTCTCTTCCATCTGCTGGCCACCAGGACAGACAAGGTGCGTGCCTTGAGGGAGGCCTTCTACAGACAGAACCTTCCCAACCTCATGAACCTCATCGCCACCGTCTTCGTGTTCGCCGTGGTCATATACTTCCAG GGCTTCAGAGTGGATCTGCCCATTAAGTCAGCCCGCTACCGTGGACAGTACAACACCTACCCCATCAAGCTGTTCTACACCTCCAACATTCCCATCATCCTCCAGTCTGCCCTTGTGTCCAATCTGTACGTCATCTCTCAGATGCTGTCGACTCGGTTTAGTGGCAACTTCATTGTTAACCTGCTGGGGACCTGGTCT GACACTTCTAGCGGAGGCCCAGCCCGTGCCTACCCGGTGGCTGGTCTCTGctactacctctctcccccggaGTCGTTTGGCTCCGTCCTGGATGACCCGGTCCATGCTGTAATCTACATCGTCTTCATGCTGGGATCCTGCGCCTTCTTCTCCAAGACCTGGATCGAGGTGTCAGGGTCCTCCGCCAAAGAT GTGGCCAAGCAGCTGAAGGAACAGCAAATGGTAATGAGAGGACACAGGGAGACCTCCATGGTTCATGAGCTCAACAG GTACATCCCTACTGCTGCTGCATTTGGAGGTTTATGCATAGGAGGGCTGTCTGTCATGGCTGACTTCCTGGGTGCCATTGGCTCTGGTACTGGAATCCTATTGGCTGTCACCATCATCTACCAGTACTTTGAGATCTTCGTCAAGGAGCAGAGTGAAATGGGCAGCATGGGAGCTCTACTGTTCTAG
- the si:dkey-202e22.2 gene encoding netrin-4 — protein MLAINYALLLIVMHSGTASRCVDHACSPPLGNLASGRSLRTLSGCCGNSSQDTPCPSPHHVCSEQLHPPAHMVDDPFLHPDTWWKSRASAGQQDEIHLDLETKFFLTHVILLFHSPQPAAMAIERSQDYGQTWETLKLFAKNCIREFGLPDDSSQAGSLCTSRYSSATTCSRGEVIYRALGPSDGGVLDPYSPEALVQLTLTSLRIRLIKAQACQSSSSSSSSLSPSMEPPDPLTVGSASPSLSISESSATPSFSIYTLLARGTCLCHGHAEQCVDSSSQETPEDGNLVPGSCVCTHHTAGEHCERCAPLYNDRAWRPANGSSGEPHPCQKCECHSHADSCHFSKRAWLSSGGRSGGVCDNCRHNTAGRKCQRCRHGYHRHPTMPLNSPYACTRCRCDSVGSLSGHSGQKGQWCHSRSGQCPCKPGVGGTSCSHCLPGYWEYGEEGCKPCTCPLSCDPFTGHCLDSFRNNQVFNVPIGGKIPDVDILTTNEGKALWPKELAVSALHYTGKCSCKDKKLSVSDLCKTKHDYVIKASVLSAHDKGSHAEVQVKVRKVLRSGQVTQVSQGTLSLYPLSWTSRGCTCPILNPGVEYLLAGPEEAGTGRLLVTMQSVVVPWSPQLGVHIAEGLRHSCP, from the exons ATGCTTGCAATTAACTATGCGCTGTTGCTCATTGTTATGCACAGCGGAACAG CCTCCAGGTGTGTGGACCATGCTTGCAGTCCTCCTCTGGGCAACCTAGCCAGTGGTCGGAGCCTCCGCACTCTTTCAGGCTGCTGTGGAAATAGCTCCCAGGACACCCcatgcccctctcctcaccacgtCTGCTCTGAGCAACTCCACCCACCTGCCCACATGGTGGACGATCCCTTCCTGCACCCAGACACCTGGTGGAAGTCCAGGGCTAGTGCTGGGCAACAGGATGAGATCCATCTAGACCTTGAGACCAAATTCTTCCTGACTCATGTGATCCTGCTGTTTCATTCCCCCCAACCTGCTGCCATGGCCATAGAGCGATCCCAGGATTACGGCCAGACGTGGGAGACGCTGAAACTGTTTGCTAAAAACTGCATTCGGGAGTTTGGACTTCCTGACGACAGCAGTCAGGCAGGGTCTCTGTGTACTTCCCGCTACTCCAGTGCCACCACATGCAGCAGAGGGGAG GTGATATATCGGGCGCTTGGCCCAAGTGATGGTGGAGTACTTGACCCCTACAGTCCCGAGGCCCTGGTCCAGCTGACCCTGACCAGCCTCCGCATACGTCTCATCAAGGCCCAGGCCTGCCAgtcttcttcatcctcatcttcttccTTGAGCCCCTCTATGGAACCCCCCGACCCTCTCACGGTTGGGAGCGCTTCACCCTCCCTGTCCATATCAGAGTCCTCAGCCACACCATCCTTTTCCATTTACACCCTACTGGCGAGAGGAACATGCCTGTGTCATGGCCATGCAGAGCAATGTGTAGACAGTAGCAGCCAGGAGACACCAGAGGACGGCAACTTG GTTccaggcagctgtgtgtgtactcaccacACAGCAGGGGAGCACTGTGAAAGGTGTGCCCCTCTGTACAATGACCGTGCCTGGAGGCCAGCAAATGGTAGCAGTGGGGAGCCACACCCCTGCCAGA AATGTGAGTGTCACAGCCACGCAGACAGCTGTCACTTCTCCAAGAGGGCATGGCTCTCCTCAGGGGGTAGGAGCGGGGGGGTCTGTGATAACTGCCGACACAATACAGCTGGGCGCAAGTGCCAGCGATGTCGCCATGGTTACCACCGCCATCCGACCATGCCCCTCAACTCCCCCTATGCCTGCACAC GTTGCAGGTGTGACTCAGTGGGGTCATTGTCAGGCCACTCTGGGCAGAAGGGCCAGTGGTGCCACTCTAGGAGTGGGCAGTGCCCCTGTAAGCCTGGTGTTGGAGGCACCAGCTGCAGCCACTGCCTCCCTGGGTACTGGGAATATGGTGAGGAGGGGTGCAAACCATGCACTTGTCCTCTGAGCTGTGATCCATTCACAGGTCACTGCCTTGACAG CTTCAGGAATAACCAGGTTTTCAACGTGCCCATTGGTGGAAAGATTCCTGATGTGGACATTTTGACGACTAATGAGGGTAAGGCTTTGTGGCCAAAGGAGCTTGCCGTCTCTGCACTGCACTACACAG GGAAATGTAGCTGTAAGGATAAAAAACTGAGTGTATCTGACCTTTGTAAGACCAAACATGACTATG TGATCAAGGCCAGTGTGTTGTCTGCTCATGACAAGGGGAGCCATGCTGAGGTTCAGGTCAAAGTTCGCAAGGTTCTGCGATCAGGACAGGTGACTCAGGTGTCCCAGGGCACTCTTAGTCTCTATCCCTTGTCTTGGACCAGCAGAGGGTGCACCTGCCCCATCCTAAACCCAG GTGTGGAGTACCTGCTGGCAGGCCCTGAAGAGGCTGGGACGGGGCGACTGCTGGTCACCATGCAGAGTGTGGTGGTGCCCTGGTCCCCTCAGCTAGGGGTTCACATAGCAGAGGGCCTCAGACACAGCTGCCCATGA